One genomic window of Hippocampus zosterae strain Florida chromosome 12, ASM2543408v3, whole genome shotgun sequence includes the following:
- the LOC127611561 gene encoding neurexophilin-2-like: MGALQIFLVSLLLHQAACSKVRGGATELMEWGDSTHKLSNPMGASPRILNPLRLFARASPGFKSDIREMSYIQNMEDFWDWLSNQTDVQDPQARTKRRPIVKTGKFKKMFGWGDFHSNIKTVKLNLLITGKIVDHGNGTFSVYFRHNSTGLGNVSVSLVPPSKVVEFEVAQQSTLETKDTKSFNCRIEYEKTDRNKKTALCSFDPSKVCYQEQTQSHVSWLCSKPFKVICIYIAFYSVDYKLVQKVCPDYNYHSDTPYSSTG; the protein is encoded by the coding sequence GCCGCATGCAGCAAAGTACGCGGGGGAGCCACGGAGTTGATGGAGTGGGGGGACAGCACACACAAACTCTCGAATCCCATGGGCGCCAGTCCTCGGATCCTCAACCCCTTGCGTTTGTTCGCCAGGGCCTCCCCTGGGTTCAAGAGCGACATAAGGGAAATGTCCTACATCCAGAACATGGAGGACTTCTGGGACTGGTTATCTAACCAGACAGATGTTCAGGATCCGCAAGCCAGAACTAAACGGAGGCCCATTGTCAAGACCGGCAAGTTCAAAAAGATGTTCGGGTGGGGTGACTTCCACTCCAACATCAAAACGGTCAAGCTCAACCTGCTGATCACGGGCAAGATCGTGGACCACGGCAACGGCACCTTCAGCGTGTACTTCCGCCACAACTCCACGGGCCTGGGCAATGTGTCGGTGAGCCTGGTGCCACCCTCCAAGGTGGTGGAGTTCGAGGTAGCCCAGCAGTCCACGTTGGAGACCAAAGACACCAAGTCCTTCAACTGCCGCATTGAGTATGAGAAGACGGACCGCAACAAGAAAACGGCTCTGTGCAGCTTCGACCCGTCCAAGGTTTGCTATCAGGAGCAGACACAGAGTCACGTATCCTGGCTCTGTTCCAAGCCCTTCAAGGTCATATGCATCTATATCGCCTTCTACAGCGTAGACTATAAACTTGTGCAGAAGGTCTGCCCTGACTACAACTACCACAGTGACACGCCGTATTCCTCCACGGGATAG